Proteins encoded in a region of the Prunus persica cultivar Lovell chromosome G4, Prunus_persica_NCBIv2, whole genome shotgun sequence genome:
- the LOC18780795 gene encoding stigma-specific STIG1-like protein 3 encodes MAMKLMNIFVTLLAMIAIVAAANLDEDYNEDVEMQSTEATLPETPDEGEATTSLRGVSRFLYQKNVQQADYTCNKFPRVCRLRNSPGPDCCKKKCVNVKTDRYNCGFCGYRCKYTEICCRGKCVNASFDKRHCGGCNQKCKKGEYCVFGMCNYA; translated from the coding sequence atGGCCATGAAGTTGATGAACATCTTCGTTACACTCCTAGCAATGATAGCCATTGTTGCAGCTGCAAATTTGGACGAAGATTACAACGAGGACGTGGAAATGCAGAGTACTGAAGCAACATTGCCTGAAACACCAGACGAAGGAGAAGCAACTACTTCTTTAAGAGGAGTGAGCCGTTTTCTTTATCAGAAGAATGTGCAACAGGCCGATTATACTTGCAACAAGTTTCCTAGGGTTTGTCGTTTGAGGAACAGTCCAGGGCCAGACTGCTGCAAGAAGAAATGTGTTAACGTGAAGACGGATCGATACAACTGTGGATTTTGCGGCTACAGATGCAAGTACACTGAGATTTGCTGCAGGGGAAAGTGCGTCAATGCATCTTTTGACAAGAGGCATTGTGGTGGGTGCAATCAGAAGTGCAAGAAGGGAGAGTACTGTGTTTTTGGGATGTGCAATTATGCATGA
- the LOC18780812 gene encoding stigma-specific STIG1-like protein 1, which produces MKSFMLFLMLAMLMASAITTLSAIPDEEESFFNEENNNDANDETKSQLEKSTSLRGRSRFLASRPPAMTCDRYPKVCRASGSAGPDCCKKKCVDRNTDRANCGKCGRKCKYAEICCKGKCVNPRSDKKNCGSCNNKCKKGSSCAYGMCSYA; this is translated from the coding sequence ATGAAATCCTTCATGCTTTTCCTAATGCTTGCCATGCTAATGGCTTCAGCCATCACTACTCTTTCTGCGATACCTGACGAAGAAGAATCATTCTTCAACGAGGAAAACAATAATGATGCAAATGACGAAACCAAAAGCCAGTTGGAAAAAAGTACTTCTCTGAGGGGAAGAAGCCGCTTCCTTGCCTCCCGGCCTCCTGCAATGACTTGCGACAGATACCCTAAGGTTTGTCGGGCTTCGGGCAGCGCAGGGCCAGATTGCTGCAAGAAGAAATGTGTGGACAGGAACACAGACAGAGCAAACTGTGGCAAGTGTGGGAGGAAATGCAAGTACGCAGAGATATGCTGCAAAGGTAAGTGCGTGAATCCGAGGTCGGACAAGAAAAACTGCGGCAGCTGCAACAACAAGTGCAAGAAAGGCAGCTCATGTGCGTATGGGATGTGCAGCTATGCATGA
- the LOC18779905 gene encoding putative pectate lyase 2 produces the protein MASLSPLILLSCFLTYYIAPTSQAYSPGYYTTTPKTTMNVVDSCWRSKSNWAINRRALANCAVGFGQDAVGGKYGSTYVVTTSYDDPINPKPGSLRYGVIQTQPLWIVFAKDMVITLKNELIMNSFKTIDGRGAKVEIAYGPCITVQGVSHVIIHGISIHDCKPGKGGNVRSTPTHVGHRRGCDGDAISIFASSHVWVDHCFLARSSDGLIDVTHASTAVTITNNYFSQHDKVMLLGHNDNFSADKGMKVTIAFNRFGAGLIERMPRVRFGYAHVANNRYDEWKMYAVGGSANPTIFSEGNYFIAPETAYAKQVTKRESGGRWNNWKWRSSKDMFKNGAFFVQSGYGSCYPLYSKTQSFKVLDGSMVPALTSSAGPLRCFVGKAC, from the exons ATGGCCTCCTTATCCCCTCTCATATTGCTCTCATGTTTTCTAACTTACTATATTGCTCCAACATCTCAAGCCTATTCACCGGGCTACTACACCACCACCCCAAAAACCACCATGAACGTAGTAGACTCATGTTGGCGCTCCAAGTCCAATTGGGCCATTAACCGCCGCGCTTTGGCCAACTGTGCAGTAGGTTTTGGTCAAGACGCGGTGGGAGGAAAATATGGGAGTACTTACGTGGTCACTACCTCATACGATGAccccataaaccctaaacctggCTCACTCCGTTACGGGGTGATCCAAACGCAGCCACTGTGGATCGTCTTTGCCAAGGACATGGTGATCACACTAAAAAATGAGCTCATTATGAACAGCTTTAAAACCATAGATGGTCGAGGAGCTAAAGTGGAAATTGCCTACGGGCCATGCATAACGGTGCAGGGAGTTAGCCATGTGATTATACATGGAATAAGTATTCATGATTGTAAGCCAGGGAAGGGTGGAAATGTTAGGAGCACCCCTACACATGTAGGGCACCGGCGAGGATGCGATGGAGATGCCATTAGTATCTTTGCTTCTTCGCATGTTTGGGTTGACCATTGCTTCCTAGCACGTAGCAGCGACGGCCTCATTGATGTCACCCATGCTTCCACTGCCGTCACCATCACTAACAACTATTTCTCTCAGCATGATAAG GTGATGCTGCTTGGACACAATGATAATTTTAGTGCAGATAAAGGTATGAAAGTCACAATAGCCTTTAACCGTTTTGGGGCTGGCCTGATTGAAAGGATGCCACG ggTGAGGTTTGGGTATGCTCATGTGGCCAACAATAGATATGACGAGTGGAAGATGTACGCGGTTGGAGGCAGCGCTAACCCGACCATTTTCAGTGAAGGGAACTACTTCATAGCGCCTGAAACTGCTTACGCAAAACAGGTTACAAAGAGAGAGTCTGGAGGACGTTGGAATAATTGGAAATGGAGATCTTCCAAGGATATGTTCAAAAATGGtgctttttttgttcaatctGGATATGGAAGCTGTTACCCACTTTACTCTAAAACTCAGTCGTTTAAGGTCCTAGATGGATCCATGGTTCCGGCTTTAACTTCAAGTGCAGGTCCTCTGCGCTGCTTTGTTGGTAAAGCATGTTAA
- the LOC18778697 gene encoding cytochrome b561 and DOMON domain-containing protein At4g17280 gives MSYQSLIILSLIFPLHSVKAKTSSCNYQGNTNQMVDLQKQLHVWETYSNAEEMKPQMQVASIQNPAVITTHLRTWRGQNPSRFQHYLRNTHGVLNIFGWGTLLPIGAIAARYFRKFPFKCSEWYSVHITCQSGGYIVGTVGWCSGMFLGNSSKQQSNKTHRVLGIIIFTLTTIQMLAMFWRRTGENGFPKYVKICHHLLGYALIALTIANIFEGINNRAHAAKWKWTYVGILCVLGVTALGLEIFKWIKRAMMREAVKLNSNMYTSP, from the exons atGAGTTACCAAAGCCTGATTATCCTGAGTTTAATTTTTCCTCTGCATTCTGTCAAAGCCAAAACTTCAAGCTGCAATTACCAGGGGAACACTAATCAGATGGTTGACTTGCAGAAACAACTTCATGTTTGGGAAACTTACTCCAATGCTGAAGAGATGAAACCCCAAATGCAGGTTGCTTCTATTCAGAACCCTGCAGTGATCACAACACATCTAAGAACATGGAGGGGTCAAAACCCCTCTCGTTTTCAGCATTACCTAAGAAAT ACGCATGGGGTTCTGAATATCTTCGGATGGGGAACTTTGTTGCCAATCGGAGCAATAGCCGCTAGGTACTTCAGAAAATTTCCCTTCAAGTGCAGCGAATGGTATTCTGTTCACATAACGTGTCAGAGCGGTGGATACATTGTAGGCACCGTTGGATGGTGTAGTGGCATGTTTCTTGGGAATTCTTCAAAGCAACAAAGCAACAAAACACATCGTGTTCTTGGGATCATTATATTTACTCTCACCACCATTCAA ATGCTTGCCATGTTTTGGCGACGTACGGGAGAAAATGGGTTTCCCAAGTACGTGAAGATATgccatcatcttcttggcTATGCTCTGATTGCTCTAACCATAGCAAACATATTTGAAGGAATAAACAATCGAGCTCATGCTGCAAAGTGGAAATGGACTTATGTTGGAATACTTTGTGTTTTAGGTGTTACTGCTCTAGGATTGGAAATTTTTAAGTGGATTAAGCGTGCAATGATGCGTGAGGCAGTGAAATTGAACAGCAATATGTATACGTCTCCTTGA
- the LOC18780898 gene encoding pentatricopeptide repeat-containing protein At4g04370 translates to MMKKLNGSFLNPLRPPPQPSPTATTHTFNAIINRLSSQGSHQEVLVTYSSMLKTNTPPDTYTFPNLLKACTSLNLFPFGLSFHQCLVVNGFSLDAYIASSLINFYAKFGHAQNARKVFDAMPERNVVPWTSIIGCYSRAGNVGIAFDMFCDMRREGIQPSPVTLLSLLSGVTELTYLQCLHGCAVLYGFESDITLLNSILNVYGKCGRVEDARDLFEYMDGRDIVSWNSLISGYSQTGNIRDVFQLLRKMRVEGILPDKQTYASAVSVAATQSDLKLGKSVHGQILRTGFELDTHVETALIVMYLKCSNIDIAIQIFERTANKDVVLWTAVISGLVQNHSADRALNVFGQMLQSRTEPSSATIASALAACAQLGSLDLGTSIHGYVLRQGMRLDIPAQNSLVSMYAKCARLGQSRAVFERIGKRDLVSWNAIVAGYAQNGHIHEALVLFSEMRATLQKPDSLTVVSLLQACASLGALHQGKWIHNFTMRSCLRPCILIDTALVDMYSKCGDLDRAHKCFVEMSNQDLVSWSTIISGYGCHGKAETALRMYSEFLHTGMKPNHVIFLSILSACSHNGLVNTGLSIYQSMTEDFGIAPSLEHRACVVDLLSRAGRVEEAYDFYKRLFQEPAVDVLGILLDACRTKGNEELGNIIAEEIFTLRPVDAGNYVQLAHSYASMNRWDGVGDAWTQMRSLGLKKLPGWSFIELHGTVTTFFTDHNTNPQYDDMVSILKMLSWEMSKSSIDSINQTVDC, encoded by the coding sequence ATGATGAAGAAGCTAAACGGCTCTTTCTTAAACCCCCTGAGACCACCACCTCAGCCTTCACCAACTGCCACGACCCACACTTTCAACGCCATCATCAACCGCCTCTCATCCCAAGGTTCTCACCAAGAAGTCCTTGTCACATACTCCTCTATGCTCAAAACCAACACCCCTCCGGACACCTATACCTTTCCTAATCTTCTCAAAGCTTGCACCTCCTTAAACCTCTTCCCCTTTGGCCTCTCGTTCCACCAATGTCTTGTCGTTAATGGGTTCTCTTTGGATGCTTACATTGCTTCTTCTTTGATCAACTTCTATGCCAAATTTGGCCATGCCCAAAATGCCCGCAAAGTTTTTGACGCAATGCCTGAGAGAAATGTTGTTCCTTGGACCTCCATTATCGGATGCTATTCGCGTGCCGGAAATGTTGGCATTGCGTTCGATATGTTCTGTGACATGCGGCGTGAAGGAATTCAGCCCAGTCCGGTTACTTTGCTAAGCTTGCTCTCCGGAGTTACGGAGCTTACTTATTTGCAGTGTTTGCATGGTTGTGCAGTACTATATGGCTTTGAGTCTGATATTACTTTACTGAATTCCATATTGAATGTGTATGGTAAGTGTGGAAGAGTTGAAGATGCTAGGGACTTGTTTGAGTATATGGATGGAAGAGACATAGTTTCGTGGAATTCCTTGATTTCAGGCTATTCCCAGACTGGAAATATCAGAGACGTATTTCAGCTTTTGCGTAAGATGAGGGTTGAAGGTATTCTGCCAGATAAACAGACATACGCCTCTGCTGTGTCTGTGGCTGCCACACAGAGTGATCTCAAATTGGGAAAGTCTGTGCACGGGCAGATTTTAAGAACTGGATTTGAATTGGATACCCATGTTGAAACAGCGCTTATAGTTATGTACTTGAAGTGCAGCAACATTGATATTGCCATTCAGATATTTGAAAGGACTGCAAATAAGGATGTGGTTCTGTGGACGGCCGTGATCTCAGGGCTTGTGCAAAATCATTCTGCAGACAGGGCACTAAACGTTTTCGGTCAGATGCTACAATCAAGAACAGAGCCATCTAGTGCTACCATAGCTAGTGCTCTTGCAGCTTGTGCGCAACTGGGTTCTCTTGATCTGGGAACCTCAATTCACGGTTATGTGTTGAGGCAAGGAATGAGACTGGATATCCCTGCCCAAAACTCCCTTGTTAGCATGTATGCAAAGTGTGCACGTTTGGGGCAAAGTCGTGCCGTTTTTGAAAGGATAGGCAAAAGAGATTTGGTTTCTTGGAATGCTATAGTTGCTGGATATGCACAAAACGGTCATATACACGAGGCTCTGGTTCTTTTCTCTGAGATGAGGGCAACCCTTCAGAAGCCCGATTCATTAACCGTGGTCTCCCTCCTCCAAGCTTGTGCTTCTCTTGGGGCACTTCATCAAGGAAAGTGGATTCACAACTTTACCATGAGAAGTTGCCTCAGACCATGCATCTTGATAGACACAGCTCTGGTTGACATGTACTCGAAATGTGGTGACTTGGACAGAGCTCACAAGTGCTTTGTTGAGATGTCAAACCAGGATCTGGTCTCATGGAGCACAATTATTTCTGGTTATGGCTGCCATGGAAAAGCAGAGACTGCATTGAGGATGTATTCAGAGTTTCTGCACACTGGAATGAAACCAAATCATGTCATTTTCCTCTCAATTCTTTCTGCTTGCAGCCACAATGGGCTTGTCAATACAGGTTTGAGCATATACCAGTCAATGACTGAAGATTTTGGCATTGCACCGAGCTTGGAACACCGTGCTTGTGTTGTCGATCTTCTCAGCCGAGCTGGAAGGGTTGAAGAGGCCTATGACTTCTACAAGAGGTTGTTTCAAGAGCCTGCAGTTGATGTCTTGGGCATACTTCTCGATGCTTGTCGAACCAAGGGCAATGAGGAACTGGGGAACATTATCGCAGAAGAAATTTTCACGCTGAGACCTGTGGATGCTGGAAACTACGTGCAACTGGCACATAGCTATGCTTCAATGAACAGATGGGATGGCGTTGGTGATGCATGGACCCAAATGAGGTCTCTTGGCTTGAAAAAACTCCCTGGCTGGAGTTTCATTGAATTGCATGGGACTGTCACTACATTCTTTACGGATCACAATACAAATCCTCAATATGACGATATGGTGTcaatattgaaaatgttgaGCTGGGAAATGAGTAAATCGAGTATTGACTCTATAAACCAGACAGTTGATTGCTAA
- the LOC18779702 gene encoding proline synthase co-transcribed bacterial homolog protein has protein sequence MASSAAIDGVAAAALRSVMQRVQLAAQKSGRVAHEIRVVAVSKTKPVSVLRQVYDAGHRCFGENYVQELVEKAPQLPEDIEWHFIGNLQSNKVKPLLTGVPNLAMVESVDDEKIANRLDTVVASIGRKPLKVLLQVNTSGEESKSGVEPSGCVELAKHVSLGCPNLEFCGLMTIGMLDYTSTPENFTTLANCRTEVCKALGIPEEQCELSMGMSADFELAIELGSTNVRIGSTIFGAREYPKKLSN, from the exons ATGGCCAGCTCTGCCGCAATCGACGGCGTCGCAGCCGCGGCCCTCCGTTCCGTGATGCAGCGCGTCCAGCTGGCAGCCCAAAAATCGGGACGTGTAGCCCACGAGATCCGAGTGGTGGCGGTGAGCAAGACGAAGCCAGTCTCTGTGCTCCGCCAAGTGTACGACGCCGGCCATCGCTGTTTCGGCGAAAACTACGTCCAAGAACTCGTCGAGAAAGCTCCTCAG CTTCCGGAAGATATTGAGTGGCATTTTATTGGGAATTTGCAGAGCAACAAAGTAAAGCCCCTTCTAA CTGGTGTACCCAACCTTGCAATGGTAGAGAGTGTGGATGATGAGAAG ATTGCAAATCGTCTTGATACTGTAGTTGCTAGCATTGGCAGAAAGCCTTTGAAGGTCTTGCTCCAAGTGAATACCAGTGGAGAAGAAT CAAAATCTGGTGTTGAGCCCTCTGGATGTGTGGAGCTCGCAAAGCATGTCAGTTTGGGCTGTCCAAACCTTGAGTTTTGTGGTCTAATGACAATTGGGATGCTGGATTATACATCTACACCAGAAAACTTTACG ACATTAGCGAACTGCAGAACTGAGGTGTGCAAGGCACTTGGAATACCAGAAGAGCAATGTGAACTTTCAATGGGCATGTCTGCAGACTTCGAGCTAGCT ATCGAATTGGGCAGCACAAATGTGAGAATTGGATCTACAATATTTGGGGCGAGAGAATATCCAAAGAAACTATCAAATTAG